From Longimicrobium sp.:
TGTAGAGGCCGCGCAGCCGTCGCGAAACGCCCGCCGCGCCGGTCAGGGGGCGGGGCGGGCGATCTCAAATGTGACGTGGACCTCGCCACCGCCCACCGCGATCCAGCGCGTCTGCATCCCGTACCGCGGATGCTCGATCTCCACCCGGTGGGTGCCCTGCCTCACGCGTCCGGTGACGAACATCCCCCGGCGGTTGGTGGCCCGCGGGGCGGTGCCTTCCAGGCGCACCGTCACTCCCTGCACAGGATCGCCGCTGACTGCGTCCACGATCAGACCGTGCACTGCGAGGTCCGGCGAGCCGGTCGCCCGCAGCGTCACGCCCTCCACGTGAACGATCTGCGCGAACACGACCACTGCGAGGTCGCGCAGCACCGGTGCGGTGCCGTCCAGGGTGAGGGTGACGGGGTCGCCGTGCTTGCCGTGCAAAGAGGCACGCGCGGTGATCGGCACCCCCACCGGCGCGGCGCAGAACCGGTAGTTCCCCTCCGAGTCCGACCGCACCTCGCCGCGCACGGCGCCGGCGGGGCCGGTCCACCATACCGTGACCGCCGCGTCCGGGATGGGGACCCGGCTCCCCCTGTTCCTCACCGCGCCGGCCAGCACCCCCGCGCCGGCCGCGAGCGAGTCGCACCCCGCGGCGATCACGGTGGCCAGCGAGGGGGAGAGGAGGCGTACGCTCGAGGCCGCACCGGTCCGCACCGCCACGTCCGTGGCCGGCACGCGGTAGCGGAGCGAGTCTGTGCGCGGATGGGTGAAAGTGACGGAGTAGCGCCCCTCACCGAGCCCGGCGATGCGGAAGCGGCCCTCGCTGTCGGTCATCGCCGTCCGTTCGGTCCCCACCAGGGCGACCCGGGCTGCCGACAGGGGGGTCTCCGTCACGGCGTCCACCACCACCCCTTCCAGCGTCCCGGACTCCGCCGCGAACACCCGCTCCCCGGCCGCCGTCGACACGTCCTGGACGTAGCCGCCGGTCTCGCGCAGCGCCTTGAGGACCACGTTGCTGCCGCGCCACGCCGTGGTGTTCCACGCCCTCGCGACCAGCTGCGGCATCCGCAGGCGCCAGCGGCGGACGATCCAGGCGCCCCCCGCCAGCCGCGCGAACTCCACGCGCCCGCCCACGCCCTCGTGCTCCTCCTCCCGCGGCAGGCCGGTGAAGCGGAAGTCGAGGTGGCGAAGCTCCGAGGTGGCCCGATCCAGCCAGAGCACGCCGCTCACGTCGGTCACGCCGCGGCGCCGCGACGGCTGGAAGGTGAGCCCCACCAGGCCCGCGGCCGGCCCTTCCCCCGGCTTCACGCCGAAGCAGTGCGTGTCCTGGA
This genomic window contains:
- a CDS encoding carboxypeptidase regulatory-like domain-containing protein yields the protein MRIVRLAMLAILAASPAAAQQVRGVLVDAAGKPVSGAFISLRGEGGAVVARALTGADGRFTVRGGAAGSYRVRAERIGFGATNSPALALAAGESRELRLVSAGAPVALEGLVAQGRTSCDVRRADGRAAALLWEEARKAIDATTWTAGTLRFGFTEYVRDIEAETERIMTETSRRLNSSGRSVWRSRDASELTRVGYREERDDGIYFFAPDAALLLSDEFQDTHCFGVKPGEGPAAGLVGLTFQPSRRRGVTDVSGVLWLDRATSELRHLDFRFTGLPREEEHEGVGGRVEFARLAGGAWIVRRWRLRMPQLVARAWNTTAWRGSNVVLKALRETGGYVQDVSTAAGERVFAAESGTLEGVVVDAVTETPLSAARVALVGTERTAMTDSEGRFRIAGLGEGRYSVTFTHPRTDSLRYRVPATDVAVRTGAASSVRLLSPSLATVIAAGCDSLAAGAGVLAGAVRNRGSRVPIPDAAVTVWWTGPAGAVRGEVRSDSEGNYRFCAAPVGVPITARASLHGKHGDPVTLTLDGTAPVLRDLAVVVFAQIVHVEGVTLRATGSPDLAVHGLIVDAVSGDPVQGVTVRLEGTAPRATNRRGMFVTGRVRQGTHRVEIEHPRYGMQTRWIAVGGGEVHVTFEIARPAP